One Thioclava electrotropha DNA segment encodes these proteins:
- a CDS encoding flavin monoamine oxidase family protein — MQQLTAFGPDFPFSYEDWISHPAGLGTVPKNVLGAPVAIIGAGAAGVIAAYELMKLGLRPVVYESSQFGGRLRSQSFEGTDGVVAELGGMRFPVSSRGFYHYVDLVGCESRPFPNPLTPAAGSTVIELEGQRHFARSLEDLPEQYHQIAEAYDEALRSQAAFPDLQAAVRAKDIEAIKAIWDPLVQDWDERTFYDFVAHSDAFQKLDFSHREIFGQVGFGTGGWDSDFPNSMLEILRVNLLGLDDDQRYIVDGVETVLHRLWNAAPACAHWPEGTTLASLHGGATRSRATALSREGEMIRLRDQWGNEDDYAAVLATCQTHLLTTAIETEEDLFDQKMWMALDRTRYMQAAKTFVMTDRPFWNDVDPETGEPLMSMTLTDRLTRGTYFFDNGPDRPGVICLSYAWMSDALKVLPLSAERRVELSLQALGKIYPGVDIASHIRGQPICVSWEADENFLGAFKGALPGHYRYNHRIYGHFMQQDMAESQKGVFLAGDGVSWTPAWVEGAVQTSLNAVWGIMTHLGGSSPAANPGPGDLYPERGPIRLAD, encoded by the coding sequence ATGCAGCAATTGACAGCCTTTGGACCGGATTTCCCCTTTTCCTACGAGGACTGGATCAGTCATCCCGCGGGTCTCGGCACGGTTCCGAAGAATGTACTTGGCGCGCCGGTCGCCATCATCGGTGCCGGAGCGGCCGGGGTAATCGCGGCCTACGAATTGATGAAGCTGGGACTGCGACCGGTGGTTTACGAGTCCTCTCAGTTCGGCGGGCGGTTGCGCTCGCAGAGCTTCGAAGGAACGGATGGGGTCGTGGCGGAGCTTGGCGGTATGCGCTTCCCCGTCTCCTCGCGCGGGTTCTACCACTATGTCGATCTTGTCGGATGCGAGAGCCGACCTTTTCCGAACCCGCTGACGCCCGCCGCCGGGTCGACCGTCATCGAGCTCGAAGGCCAACGCCATTTCGCTCGCAGCCTCGAAGACCTGCCCGAGCAATACCATCAGATCGCAGAGGCCTACGATGAGGCACTCCGCAGTCAGGCGGCCTTTCCCGACCTGCAAGCCGCGGTGCGCGCCAAGGACATTGAGGCCATCAAGGCGATCTGGGATCCGCTCGTCCAAGACTGGGATGAGCGCACCTTCTACGATTTCGTGGCCCATTCCGACGCGTTCCAGAAGCTCGATTTCTCGCACCGGGAGATTTTCGGTCAGGTCGGCTTCGGCACTGGCGGCTGGGACTCGGATTTCCCGAACTCGATGCTGGAGATCCTGCGGGTGAACCTGCTCGGGCTCGACGACGATCAGCGCTATATCGTGGACGGGGTGGAGACTGTCCTGCATCGCCTCTGGAACGCGGCGCCTGCCTGCGCGCATTGGCCGGAGGGCACGACGCTCGCGAGCCTGCATGGCGGCGCGACGCGCAGCCGCGCAACCGCCCTGAGCCGCGAAGGTGAGATGATCCGGCTTCGGGACCAATGGGGCAACGAGGACGACTATGCGGCGGTCCTCGCGACCTGCCAGACGCATCTGCTGACGACGGCGATCGAGACCGAAGAGGATCTGTTCGATCAGAAGATGTGGATGGCGCTCGACCGGACCCGCTACATGCAGGCCGCGAAAACCTTCGTCATGACCGACCGGCCGTTCTGGAACGACGTCGATCCGGAAACCGGCGAACCGCTGATGTCGATGACGCTCACCGACCGGCTGACGCGGGGCACCTATTTCTTCGACAACGGACCCGACCGCCCCGGCGTGATCTGCCTCAGCTACGCCTGGATGAGCGACGCGCTCAAGGTGCTGCCGCTCAGTGCAGAGCGCCGGGTCGAGCTGTCGCTGCAGGCGCTGGGCAAAATCTACCCCGGCGTCGACATTGCCTCGCATATCCGCGGCCAGCCAATCTGCGTGAGCTGGGAGGCGGATGAAAACTTCCTCGGGGCTTTCAAGGGCGCCCTGCCGGGTCACTACCGCTACAACCACCGCATCTATGGCCACTTCATGCAGCAAGACATGGCCGAGAGCCAGAAGGGCGTTTTCCTCGCCGGGGACGGTGTGAGCTGGACCCCCGCCTGGGTCGAAGGTGCGGTGCAGACGTCGCTCAATGCGGTGTGGGGGATCATGACGCATCTCGGGGGCAGCAGCCCCGCGGCAAACCCCGGCCCCGGCGATCTCTATCCCGAGCGCGGGCCGATCAGGCTGGCCGATTGA
- a CDS encoding glutathione S-transferase family protein, whose protein sequence is MITLHALHYSRATRVLWLLADLGEPCHRVDYQRTENFRAPEALSRVHPLGKSPVIEDGNRILAESATILRYLVAKYGDETHTPPRGTPEFWQHEELLDYVESSFAEVVLQAILPAFRDKPVPAQAQAALDAHLNFIARAIGTGPLLFGDKAMLADIQMSYVIALLARFDLLADHPKVAAYWAALRAQPGYIAATEAAGPMAPPG, encoded by the coding sequence ATGATCACGCTTCACGCTCTGCACTATTCCCGCGCGACCCGGGTGCTGTGGCTGCTCGCCGATCTTGGCGAGCCTTGCCACCGGGTCGATTATCAGCGCACCGAGAATTTTCGCGCGCCGGAGGCCCTGTCCCGGGTTCACCCCTTGGGCAAGTCTCCGGTGATCGAGGACGGCAATCGGATACTCGCGGAGTCCGCGACGATCCTTCGCTACCTCGTCGCGAAATACGGCGACGAGACCCACACACCGCCGCGGGGCACTCCGGAATTCTGGCAGCACGAGGAGCTCCTCGATTACGTCGAGAGCTCCTTCGCCGAGGTCGTGCTGCAAGCGATTTTGCCAGCCTTTCGCGACAAGCCGGTCCCCGCTCAGGCGCAGGCGGCGCTTGATGCCCATCTCAATTTCATCGCACGGGCGATCGGTACGGGGCCTCTGCTGTTCGGCGACAAGGCGATGCTGGCCGATATCCAGATGTCCTATGTCATTGCCTTGTTGGCGCGGTTCGACCTGCTCGCGGATCATCCGAAGGTCGCGGCCTATTGGGCGGCGCTGCGAGCGCAGCCGGGATACATCGCGGCGACGGAAGCCGCCGGCCCGATGGCGCCTCCCGGGTGA
- a CDS encoding NAD-dependent succinate-semialdehyde dehydrogenase → MSTITTTNPATGETIQTYPLMSEQEAVEKLEAAQSAFLEWRKLSHSERAPYLTKIAATLRENAEELAELMTRETGKLLKDGKAEVEICAAIFEYTANNGPDALADEERTHGANGSRGVVTYQPTGVIYSIQPWNFPLYQPVRVLAANLMAGNACLLKHASICTGSGLRLRELCIEAGLPEDLFQVILIDHETSDNLIEHPLVRGVTLTGSDGAGRHVGSVASKALKKTVLELGSNDAYLVLEDADIETAVKFSLMGRLYNNGETCVSAKRFVVADKVYDAFVEQMKAVKVGDPTKDDTQLGPLSSEDQFETVKEQVEQSLAKGAKALCGGEAPGGTGAYYPATVLVDVVPGMPAYDDEIFGPVAAVIRAKDDEDAMRIANDSRYGLGGGIFSKDEDRALKLARDHFDTGMVRINSFGTADPNMPFGGVKDSGYGREHGGFGMKEFVNAKAVFLP, encoded by the coding sequence ATGTCCACGATCACCACCACCAACCCTGCGACGGGCGAGACGATCCAGACCTATCCGCTGATGTCCGAGCAGGAGGCCGTCGAGAAACTCGAGGCCGCGCAGTCCGCTTTTCTGGAGTGGCGTAAGCTGTCCCATTCCGAACGCGCGCCCTACCTGACCAAGATCGCCGCGACGCTCCGCGAGAATGCGGAAGAGCTGGCCGAGCTCATGACGCGCGAGACCGGAAAGCTGTTGAAGGACGGCAAGGCCGAGGTCGAGATCTGCGCCGCGATCTTTGAATATACCGCGAACAACGGGCCAGACGCGCTGGCCGACGAGGAACGTACCCACGGCGCCAACGGATCGCGTGGTGTGGTCACTTATCAGCCGACCGGCGTGATCTACTCGATCCAACCGTGGAACTTCCCGCTCTATCAGCCGGTCCGTGTTCTGGCGGCGAACCTGATGGCGGGCAACGCCTGCTTGCTCAAACATGCGAGCATCTGCACCGGCTCCGGGCTGCGCCTGCGGGAGCTATGCATCGAGGCCGGGCTGCCCGAGGATCTGTTCCAGGTCATCCTGATCGACCACGAGACCAGCGACAATCTGATCGAGCATCCGCTGGTGCGCGGTGTGACCCTGACCGGCAGCGACGGCGCGGGTCGGCATGTGGGCAGCGTCGCGTCGAAGGCGCTGAAGAAGACCGTGCTGGAGCTGGGATCGAACGATGCCTATCTCGTGCTGGAAGATGCCGATATCGAAACGGCGGTGAAATTCTCGCTGATGGGGCGGCTGTATAACAACGGCGAGACCTGTGTGTCGGCGAAGCGGTTCGTCGTGGCGGACAAGGTCTATGACGCCTTCGTCGAGCAGATGAAGGCGGTGAAGGTGGGCGATCCCACGAAAGACGACACCCAGCTTGGTCCGCTGTCCAGCGAGGATCAGTTCGAAACCGTGAAGGAGCAGGTGGAGCAGAGCCTCGCCAAGGGTGCAAAGGCTCTTTGCGGTGGCGAGGCCCCGGGCGGCACCGGCGCCTATTACCCCGCGACGGTGCTGGTCGACGTGGTCCCCGGCATGCCCGCCTATGATGACGAAATCTTCGGTCCCGTCGCTGCGGTGATCCGCGCCAAGGATGACGAGGATGCGATGCGCATCGCCAATGATAGCCGCTATGGCCTTGGCGGCGGGATCTTCAGCAAGGATGAAGACCGCGCCCTCAAACTCGCCCGCGATCACTTCGACACCGGGATGGTCCGGATCAACTCCTTCGGGACCGCCGATCCGAACATGCCCTTCGGCGGGGTGAAGGATTCCGGTTACGGGCGAGAGCATGGCGGCTTCGGCATGAAGGAATTCGTCAACGCCAAGGCGGTGTTCCTGCCATGA
- a CDS encoding zinc-binding dehydrogenase, with translation MATTGKQLFTTLEADGTLTVAIEDVDFPDPTGNQVLVKMEAAPINPSDLAILVGAADMENAEYSPGKFVAKMPEPFNAGSKARHGLKLPAGNEGAGTVVATGDSDAAKALMGQRVSCVPGNAYSQYCTADAQMCLPLGDHSSEEGASAFVNPMTALGFAENAKMDKQDAILHTVGASNLGQMLTRICQEDGLGLVNIVRKDDQVDLLQKIGSTHVVNSSQDDFMQKLSAAIDDTGAFYGFDPIGGGHAVDNAFKAMEQVAVSRMTEYSRYGSNQPKRMFIYGRLDTGPTTLSPSYGFGWTLSGWLLFPFLQAAGQETVGRMRKRVRDNLTTTFASHYKTRVNLDEMLTKEAVTDYRKMKTGEKYLVTPWS, from the coding sequence ATGGCGACCACTGGCAAGCAACTGTTCACGACGCTGGAGGCAGACGGTACGCTCACCGTCGCGATCGAGGACGTGGACTTCCCCGATCCGACCGGCAATCAGGTCCTCGTGAAGATGGAAGCGGCTCCGATCAATCCGTCGGACCTCGCCATCCTCGTCGGCGCGGCGGATATGGAGAACGCGGAATATTCCCCCGGCAAATTCGTGGCCAAGATGCCCGAGCCGTTCAACGCGGGTTCGAAAGCGCGGCACGGCCTTAAGCTACCCGCCGGGAACGAGGGCGCGGGCACCGTGGTCGCGACCGGTGACAGCGACGCGGCCAAGGCGCTGATGGGGCAACGCGTGTCCTGCGTGCCGGGCAACGCCTACAGCCAATATTGCACCGCCGACGCGCAGATGTGCCTGCCGCTGGGCGATCACTCCTCCGAGGAGGGCGCGAGCGCCTTCGTCAATCCGATGACCGCGCTGGGGTTCGCCGAGAACGCCAAGATGGATAAGCAGGACGCGATCCTGCACACGGTCGGGGCGTCGAACCTTGGCCAGATGCTGACCCGTATCTGTCAGGAGGACGGGCTCGGCCTCGTCAATATCGTGCGCAAGGACGATCAGGTCGATCTGCTCCAGAAGATCGGCTCGACCCATGTCGTGAACTCGTCGCAGGATGACTTCATGCAGAAACTCAGCGCCGCAATCGACGACACCGGGGCCTTCTACGGTTTCGACCCGATCGGCGGCGGCCACGCGGTCGACAACGCGTTCAAGGCGATGGAGCAGGTCGCGGTGAGCCGGATGACGGAATACTCGCGCTACGGCTCGAACCAGCCCAAGCGGATGTTCATCTACGGTCGGCTCGACACTGGCCCGACGACGCTTTCCCCGAGCTACGGCTTCGGCTGGACGCTCTCGGGCTGGCTGCTTTTCCCGTTCCTGCAAGCGGCAGGACAAGAGACCGTCGGTCGCATGCGCAAGCGCGTGCGCGACAATCTCACCACCACCTTCGCCAGCCACTACAAGACGCGCGTCAATCTCGACGAGATGCTGACGAAAGAAGCCGTGACCGACTACCGGAAGATGAAGACCGGAGAGAAATACCTCGTGACCCCCTGGTCCTGA
- a CDS encoding DUF4386 domain-containing protein yields the protein MAQLPLTDDLIRKSRLAGLLYLIIIVMGLGAELGLRAPLIDLSDAAGTAAAILAAPGQFRLAIIADLVMALSDAGLAVLLYLIFRGVAPGLALSAMVFRLIQAFLIAANLMALQTAWLLLSNAHDLADAQSLALIFLELHGHGYDLGLVFFGVNSLMMGVLVWRSGLFAKAFGAGLALAGLVYLIGSGIRFLVPDLSSAFAPAYGVTIFAETAFCLRLLFPPRRHGRSAS from the coding sequence GTGGCCCAACTTCCCCTGACCGACGACCTGATCCGAAAGTCGCGCCTCGCCGGGCTGCTTTACCTCATCATCATCGTCATGGGGCTCGGCGCCGAGCTTGGCCTGCGCGCTCCCCTGATCGACCTTTCAGATGCCGCGGGCACGGCCGCAGCGATACTGGCGGCGCCGGGCCAGTTCCGGCTGGCGATCATCGCCGATCTGGTTATGGCGCTGAGCGATGCGGGGCTTGCCGTCTTGCTTTACCTGATTTTCCGCGGGGTTGCTCCGGGTCTTGCCCTGTCGGCGATGGTGTTTCGGCTGATTCAGGCGTTCCTCATCGCGGCAAATCTGATGGCCTTGCAGACGGCCTGGCTGCTTCTGTCAAACGCACATGATCTGGCCGACGCCCAGTCGCTGGCTCTGATCTTTCTCGAGCTGCATGGCCACGGCTACGATCTCGGGCTGGTCTTCTTCGGTGTGAACAGCCTGATGATGGGCGTTCTGGTCTGGCGCTCGGGCCTCTTCGCGAAAGCCTTTGGGGCGGGGCTGGCGCTGGCCGGTCTGGTCTATCTGATCGGCAGCGGGATCCGGTTTCTCGTCCCCGACCTCTCATCGGCGTTCGCCCCGGCATATGGGGTGACGATCTTCGCAGAGACTGCGTTCTGCCTCAGATTGCTTTTCCCGCCGCGCCGACACGGGCGGAGCGCGAGCTGA
- a CDS encoding EamA family transporter, producing the protein MSRTTDILLTALAPAVWGSTYLVTTEALPAGYPITLAALRALPAGLLLVALTRSLPPRAWLGRTLLLGSLNFALFWSLLFVAAYRLPGGVAATLGSLQAMMVILMARGWLGTPVRAGAVTAAATGVLGVALLLLGPEAAVDPVGVIAGIGGAASMAAGTVLSRKWQPPVSALSYTGWQLTAGGLILLPLAWIVEPSLPPLTALNLSGLIWLGLIGAGATYAIWFRGIARLEPGAVSMLGMMSPVTAVSLGWLWLGQGLSLLQMSGAAIVLISVWAGQRANRPRVAHSFRASRVAQSRAA; encoded by the coding sequence ATGTCACGCACCACCGATATTCTTCTTACGGCGCTCGCCCCGGCTGTCTGGGGGAGCACCTATCTCGTCACCACCGAGGCGCTGCCCGCTGGCTACCCCATCACGCTTGCGGCCTTGCGCGCCTTGCCTGCGGGGCTGTTGCTGGTCGCGCTCACGCGGTCGCTGCCGCCGCGTGCATGGCTTGGCCGCACCTTGCTCCTTGGAAGCCTGAACTTCGCTCTGTTCTGGAGCCTTCTCTTCGTGGCGGCCTATCGCCTGCCCGGCGGGGTCGCGGCGACGCTCGGCTCGCTGCAGGCGATGATGGTCATCCTCATGGCGCGCGGCTGGCTTGGCACGCCGGTGCGCGCCGGGGCCGTCACCGCTGCGGCGACGGGCGTTCTGGGCGTCGCGCTTCTTCTGCTGGGGCCAGAGGCCGCGGTCGATCCCGTGGGTGTCATCGCGGGTATTGGAGGGGCCGCGTCGATGGCGGCGGGCACGGTGCTGAGCCGCAAATGGCAGCCGCCTGTCTCGGCGCTGAGTTACACCGGCTGGCAACTGACGGCAGGTGGGCTGATCCTGCTGCCACTGGCTTGGATCGTCGAGCCGTCCCTGCCGCCGCTGACCGCGCTGAACCTGTCAGGGCTGATCTGGCTTGGCCTGATCGGTGCGGGCGCGACCTATGCGATCTGGTTCCGGGGCATCGCCCGTCTCGAGCCCGGCGCGGTCTCGATGCTCGGGATGATGAGCCCGGTCACGGCGGTCTCCCTCGGCTGGCTCTGGCTGGGGCAGGGCCTGTCGTTGCTCCAGATGAGCGGCGCGGCTATCGTTCTGATCTCGGTCTGGGCCGGGCAGCGCGCGAACCGTCCGCGGGTTGCCCATAGCTTCCGCGCTTCGCGCGTGGCGCAATCGAGAGCGGCCTGA
- a CDS encoding DsbA family oxidoreductase, whose amino-acid sequence MPKLTIDFFHDVVCCWCFNISSRMRSLASEFDLDIRHRTFVLQADRAEMAARWGSPGSARETILGHWAVCREVGDRPELVDIEAMRAAPFDYPHGMTAALGCKAAEALGGQDAHWEIFDRLQRAHLTEARNIADPVIVRDVARSLGFEAAAFAEAFDDPATAQAVEADRQCARALQVRSIPALIVRETGARLVNGTRDDLAAQLRSSLKLVA is encoded by the coding sequence ATGCCCAAGCTCACCATCGATTTCTTTCACGACGTCGTCTGCTGCTGGTGTTTCAACATCTCGTCGCGGATGCGCAGCCTCGCCTCCGAGTTCGATCTCGACATCCGGCATCGCACATTCGTCCTGCAGGCAGACCGCGCCGAAATGGCTGCGCGCTGGGGCTCCCCCGGATCCGCGCGCGAGACCATCCTCGGGCATTGGGCGGTCTGCAGAGAGGTCGGCGACCGGCCAGAGCTTGTCGATATCGAGGCCATGCGAGCCGCGCCGTTCGACTATCCCCACGGGATGACCGCCGCGCTCGGATGCAAGGCCGCAGAGGCGCTGGGCGGGCAGGACGCCCATTGGGAGATCTTCGACCGGTTGCAGCGCGCGCATCTCACCGAGGCCCGGAACATCGCCGATCCGGTCATCGTGCGCGACGTCGCGCGAAGCCTCGGCTTCGAGGCGGCGGCCTTCGCAGAGGCGTTCGACGATCCGGCCACAGCCCAAGCTGTCGAAGCCGATCGGCAATGCGCCCGCGCGCTTCAGGTCCGCTCTATTCCGGCGCTTATCGTCCGGGAAACCGGCGCGCGGCTCGTGAACGGGACGCGCGACGACCTCGCGGCACAGCTGCGCAGTTCCCTGAAACTCGTCGCCTGA
- the wrbA gene encoding NAD(P)H:quinone oxidoreductase, whose translation MTRVLVLYYSSYGHVRALAQAEAEGARSVPGTHVDLRRVPETLPDDIRQKAGFAADDTPVASPADLEAYDAIIFGTPTLFGMMAGQVKSFLDQAGGLWARNALVGKVAAVFTSTGSQHGGHEATLLSTQIPLQHFGMLIAGMPYTFADQMRADGIVGGAPYGAGTIAGADGSRTPTETDLAGARFQGAHVARIAARLAGAALNEEAA comes from the coding sequence ATGACCCGCGTTCTCGTTCTCTATTATTCCAGCTACGGCCATGTCCGTGCGCTCGCCCAAGCCGAGGCGGAGGGCGCACGCAGCGTGCCCGGCACGCATGTCGATCTGCGCCGCGTTCCCGAAACCCTGCCTGACGACATCCGGCAGAAGGCTGGCTTCGCCGCCGACGACACGCCCGTCGCCAGTCCCGCCGATCTCGAAGCCTATGATGCGATCATCTTCGGCACGCCCACGCTGTTCGGGATGATGGCCGGGCAGGTGAAGTCCTTCCTCGATCAGGCGGGCGGGCTCTGGGCGCGCAATGCGCTGGTCGGCAAGGTCGCCGCCGTGTTCACCTCGACCGGCTCGCAGCATGGCGGGCACGAGGCGACGCTGCTTTCCACGCAGATTCCGCTGCAGCATTTCGGGATGCTCATCGCCGGGATGCCCTACACTTTCGCTGATCAGATGCGGGCCGACGGTATCGTCGGCGGTGCGCCCTACGGCGCTGGCACGATCGCCGGGGCGGACGGGTCGCGGACACCGACCGAGACCGATCTCGCGGGCGCACGGTTTCAGGGCGCCCATGTCGCGCGCATCGCGGCGCGGTTGGCAGGGGCTGCTCTGAACGAGGAGGCCGCGTGA
- a CDS encoding LysR family transcriptional regulator, which yields MDKLSVMQAFRRIVERGSFARAAEDLGVSPALLSREIKLLEESLGSSLLTRTTRSMSLTDAGRLYYDEASGILDAVTSVETRIRDGAGAVRGHLKVNASSSFGQTVISPILPEFLEAHPDLRLSLSLDDRVVDMVEGGFDVSIRIRPAMPDSALVARKIGTMRQRIFAAPAYLARAGTPEGPEDIAGHRVIGFLLADHLTKWALHGPSGATTLDLDPAIRVGNSLVLRDLLIAGQGIGTLPDFVSNEPERRGDLVRVLPEWELPAPEIFAVTASRLGMDAKVTAFLDHLRAAMEA from the coding sequence ATGGACAAGCTTTCCGTCATGCAAGCCTTCCGCCGCATCGTAGAGCGCGGCAGTTTCGCGCGCGCGGCGGAGGATCTCGGGGTGTCGCCCGCGCTTTTGAGCCGCGAGATCAAGCTGCTGGAGGAAAGCCTCGGGAGCTCGCTGCTGACACGCACGACGCGCTCGATGTCTCTGACCGATGCCGGGCGGCTCTACTATGACGAGGCAAGCGGAATCCTCGACGCGGTGACCTCGGTCGAGACACGTATCCGCGACGGGGCGGGGGCGGTGCGCGGGCATCTGAAAGTGAACGCCTCCAGCTCCTTCGGACAGACGGTGATTTCCCCGATCCTGCCGGAGTTTCTGGAGGCGCATCCCGATCTGCGGCTGTCGCTCTCGCTCGATGACCGGGTTGTCGACATGGTGGAGGGCGGCTTCGACGTCTCGATCCGCATCCGACCGGCGATGCCGGATTCGGCGCTGGTCGCGCGCAAGATCGGCACCATGCGTCAGCGCATCTTCGCCGCGCCTGCCTATCTTGCCCGAGCTGGGACGCCCGAAGGGCCGGAGGATATCGCGGGGCATAGGGTCATCGGCTTCCTGCTGGCCGACCATCTGACGAAATGGGCGCTGCACGGGCCGTCCGGGGCCACCACGCTAGATCTCGATCCCGCCATTCGCGTGGGCAACAGCCTCGTGCTGCGCGACCTGCTGATCGCGGGGCAAGGCATCGGCACCTTACCGGATTTTGTCTCGAACGAGCCGGAGAGGCGCGGCGATCTGGTGCGCGTGCTGCCGGAGTGGGAACTGCCCGCGCCGGAGATTTTCGCCGTGACGGCCTCGCGGCTGGGCATGGATGCCAAAGTGACGGCGTTTCTCGATCACCTGCGGGCGGCGATGGAAGCCTGA
- a CDS encoding GNAT family N-acetyltransferase — protein MALTLRRNRDRDLAPLAAMLSDAEIPLLNPNAKVPFDEMEWHQKWLGDREDVSFYLQDAAGRDVGFFALREGVGPEVRHLTYVYLVEEARGGAAAELTSHVEQAARDLGALTLTLKVEVDNAPAHNAYLSAGYEELSRRQGMATMRLNLEERPAQ, from the coding sequence ATGGCACTTACCCTGCGCCGCAACCGCGATCGCGATCTGGCACCCTTGGCAGCGATGCTGTCGGACGCCGAAATCCCGTTGCTCAATCCCAATGCGAAAGTCCCGTTCGACGAGATGGAATGGCATCAGAAGTGGCTCGGAGACCGCGAGGATGTCTCCTTCTACCTACAGGATGCCGCGGGGCGAGATGTGGGTTTCTTCGCGCTGCGTGAGGGTGTCGGGCCGGAAGTGCGGCACCTTACCTATGTCTATCTCGTCGAAGAGGCACGCGGCGGGGCTGCTGCGGAGCTGACGAGCCATGTGGAGCAGGCAGCACGCGACCTCGGCGCGCTGACCCTGACCTTGAAGGTGGAAGTCGACAACGCGCCAGCCCACAACGCCTATCTCTCGGCTGGTTATGAGGAGCTGTCGCGGCGCCAGGGCATGGCCACGATGCGGCTGAATCTGGAGGAGCGGCCTGCCCAGTGA
- a CDS encoding PepSY domain-containing protein, with protein MKRTLLFTAALGAAVGAFSLGAAQAQGPGGNGNGGGGQSGGQVMLPQKNATQTKSQNRETYEYRNEYRNSYRNGESEGEYGMPSNYREEVRNMNQAREQWKKMDEVASDLRAEGYQISKMEMERYSYEAKVRDRDGRRLELKLDPVSGEIIGSELD; from the coding sequence ATGAAACGCACTCTTCTCTTCACCGCCGCCCTCGGTGCCGCTGTCGGCGCATTCAGCCTCGGTGCCGCACAGGCGCAGGGTCCTGGCGGCAATGGGAATGGCGGCGGCGGGCAGTCGGGCGGTCAGGTCATGCTGCCGCAGAAGAATGCCACGCAGACCAAGTCCCAGAACCGCGAGACCTATGAATACCGGAACGAATATCGCAACTCGTATCGCAATGGCGAGTCCGAGGGCGAATACGGCATGCCGTCGAACTACCGCGAGGAAGTTCGCAACATGAATCAGGCACGCGAGCAGTGGAAGAAGATGGACGAGGTCGCCAGCGACCTGCGTGCCGAGGGCTACCAGATCAGCAAGATGGAGATGGAGCGCTACAGCTATGAAGCCAAGGTCCGCGATCGCGACGGTCGTCGACTTGAGCTGAAGCTCGACCCGGTGTCGGGCGAGATCATCGGCTCCGAGCTGGACTGA
- a CDS encoding PepSY domain-containing protein: MKTLTTLLLLSLATATPALADRAGGGGGGSGRGGSDHDRARSAVEREEILPLSKILGGVRNRFGGRVIKLDLESDDGHYVYELKLITPEGRIIELEVDAATGLPIGGPEDSERDGDK; the protein is encoded by the coding sequence ATGAAAACGCTCACGACCCTTCTCCTTCTTTCGCTGGCCACGGCCACGCCCGCCCTCGCCGATCGTGCGGGCGGCGGCGGCGGTGGCTCGGGCCGAGGCGGCTCGGATCACGACCGGGCGCGCAGCGCGGTCGAGCGCGAAGAGATTCTGCCGCTGTCGAAAATCCTCGGCGGCGTGCGCAACCGTTTCGGCGGCCGCGTCATCAAGCTGGATCTCGAATCGGATGACGGTCACTATGTCTACGAGCTCAAGCTGATCACCCCGGAAGGCCGGATCATCGAGCTTGAGGTTGACGCGGCGACCGGTTTGCCGATTGGTGGTCCCGAAGACAGCGAGCGCGACGGGGACAAGTAA
- a CDS encoding response regulator transcription factor, whose amino-acid sequence MRVLAVEDDQRIAADLKAALEAAGFLVETCADGLDAWFLGDTEDYDLVILDLGLPKMDGLSILKKWRANDREMPVLVLTARGAWTERVEGIDAGADDYLPKPFRMEELVARARALIRRSAGRASANQSVGELTLDANRMSVSIRGVPIAATALEFRLLSYLMLHRDRVVPPTELLEHLYGDDDSREANALEALVARLRRKLGPGVIGTRRGFGYFLEGGDA is encoded by the coding sequence ATGCGCGTATTGGCGGTCGAGGACGACCAGAGGATCGCGGCGGATCTCAAGGCTGCGCTCGAGGCGGCGGGGTTTCTCGTCGAGACCTGCGCGGACGGGCTCGATGCGTGGTTTCTGGGCGATACCGAAGATTACGACCTCGTCATTCTCGATCTCGGCCTGCCGAAGATGGACGGGCTGAGCATCCTCAAGAAATGGCGCGCCAATGATCGCGAAATGCCGGTGCTCGTGCTGACCGCGCGCGGCGCCTGGACCGAGCGGGTCGAAGGCATCGACGCGGGCGCGGATGACTACCTGCCCAAACCGTTTCGCATGGAAGAGCTGGTCGCCCGTGCGCGTGCCCTGATCCGGCGGTCGGCAGGGCGAGCCTCGGCAAACCAGAGCGTGGGCGAGCTGACGCTCGACGCGAACCGGATGAGCGTGTCGATCCGCGGCGTGCCGATTGCGGCGACGGCGCTGGAATTCCGGCTGCTCTCCTACCTGATGCTGCATCGCGACCGCGTCGTGCCGCCGACCGAACTGCTCGAACATCTCTATGGCGACGACGACTCGCGCGAGGCCAACGCGCTGGAGGCGCTCGTCGCGCGGCTGCGCCGCAAACTCGGCCCCGGCGTGATCGGCACGCGGCGCGGCTTTGGCTATTTCCTCGAAGGCGGCGACGCGTGA